The Mycobacteriales bacterium genomic interval GCGAGCGCGAGCACGCCCGGCACCACGAAGTCGACCCGCCGGCCGCTGTCGACCTGGATGAACGGCTCGGCCACCAGCACCGCGGTCAGCAGCAGCGGGACCAGCAGGGTGAGCAGCACCTGCTCGCCGTTGCGCAGCGAGAGCCGCAGCTCCATCCGGGTCTGCGCGGCCAGCATCCGCCCCATCGGCGCCGCCCCGGGCGCGGGCACGAAGGTCGTCATCGCAGGCCGTGCCCGGTGAGCTCGAGGAAGACGTCCTCGAGGGAGCGGCGGCGGACCGTGAGGTCCTCGGTGAGCACTTCGTGCTCGGCGCACCAGGCCGTGACCGCGGCGACCAGGTGCGGGTCCACGGGACCGCCGGTGGAAACCAGGTACTCACCCTGGCGCTGCTCGGACACCGTGACCTTCGACGGCAGCGCCGCGGCCAGCGCGACCAGGTCCAGCCCCGGCACCGCGGTGAAGCGCAGCTGCCCCTCGGCCCCGTCCCGGGTCAGCTCGACCGGGCTGCCGACCGCGACCACCCGGCCGTCGTCGACGACCACGACCCGGTCGGCCAGCCGTTCGGCCTCCTCCATGTAGTGCGTGGTCAGCACGACCGTCACCCCGTCCCTCCGCAGCTGCCGGACCACGTCCCAGGTCGCGTGCCTGGCCTGCGGGTCGAGCCCCGCGGTCGGCTCGTCCAGGAAGACCAGCTCCGGCCGGGCGACCACGGCCATCGCCAGCGACAGCCGCTGCTTCTGCCCGCCCGACAGCCGCTTGTACGCCGTCTCCGCCGCCGCGCTCAGCCCGAGCCGGTCCAGCAGCTCGCCCGGGTCCAGCGGCCGGGCCGCGTACGCCGCCAGCAGCCGGAGCATCTCGCCCGCCTTCGCCCCCGGGTACCCGCCGCCGCCCTGCAGCATCACCCCGACCCGGGGCCGCACCGCGGTCGCGTCCCGTACCGGGTCAAGGCCCAGGACCCGGACGAACCCGCTGTCGGGGCGGCGGTAGCCCTCGCACATCTCGACCGTGGTGGTCTTGCCGGCGCCGTTGGGTCCGAGGATCGCCAGCACCTCGCCCGCGACGGCGTTCAGCGAGAGGCCCGCGACGGCGGTGACGGCGCCGTACCGCTTGTGCAGGTCGTGCACCTCGACCGCGGGGTGGTCCACGTCAGCAAGGGTATGAGCGTGAGCGTGGACACGCTGCGGAGGGTCGGACGTGCACCCGGCCGCGGATATAAGTAACATCAGCAGTGTGAAAATCGCCCGGCCGGTCCCGACGCGGGACGAGGTGGCCCGCCTGCTCCTGGAGCAGGGCCCGGCCACCGCCGCTGCGCTGGGCGAACGGCTCGGCATCAGCCCGACCGCGGTCCGCCGTCACCTCGACGCGCTGGCCGCCGACGGGCTGGCCACCGACCGGGAGCAGCGGCCGCTGGGCGGCGCCCAGCGCGGCCGCGGCCGGCCGGCCCGGGAGTTCCTGCTCACCGAGACGGGCCGGGCCAGCTTCCCGCACGCGTACGACGACCTGGCGGCGGCCGCGATCAGATTCCTGGCCGAGACCGGCGGGGACGAGGCGGTGGCCGAGTTCGCCGCCCGCCGGGTCGAGATCGTCGAGCAGCGGCACGGCTCCGAGGTCCGCGCCGCGCCGGAGCGCATCGAGGCGCTCGCCGAGGCTCTGACCAGCGAGGGCTACGCTGCGTCAGCCCATCGCGTGGGCAGCGGCGGCCAGCTCTGT includes:
- a CDS encoding ABC transporter ATP-binding protein encodes the protein MDHPAVEVHDLHKRYGAVTAVAGLSLNAVAGEVLAILGPNGAGKTTTVEMCEGYRRPDSGFVRVLGLDPVRDATAVRPRVGVMLQGGGGYPGAKAGEMLRLLAAYAARPLDPGELLDRLGLSAAAETAYKRLSGGQKQRLSLAMAVVARPELVFLDEPTAGLDPQARHATWDVVRQLRRDGVTVVLTTHYMEEAERLADRVVVVDDGRVVAVGSPVELTRDGAEGQLRFTAVPGLDLVALAAALPSKVTVSEQRQGEYLVSTGGPVDPHLVAAVTAWCAEHEVLTEDLTVRRRSLEDVFLELTGHGLR
- a CDS encoding metalloregulator ArsR/SmtB family transcription factor: MKIARPVPTRDEVARLLLEQGPATAAALGERLGISPTAVRRHLDALAADGLATDREQRPLGGAQRGRGRPAREFLLTETGRASFPHAYDDLAAAAIRFLAETGGDEAVAEFAARRVEIVEQRHGSEVRAAPERIEALAEALTSEGYAASAHRVGSGGQLCQHHCPVAHVAAEFPQLCEAETKAFERLLGTHVQRLATIARGDAVCTTYIPSTNSAASGRTRA